The following proteins are co-located in the Nonlabens ponticola genome:
- a CDS encoding NADP-dependent malic enzyme, producing MSKPSKRREALVYHAKPTPGKIKVVPTKKYSSQRDLSLAYSPGVAEPCLEIAKDKSNVYKYTTKGNLVAVISNGTAVLGLGDIGPEASKPVMEGKGLLFKIFADLDCFDIEVDTKDVEEFIATVKNIAPTFGGINLEDIKAPEAFEIERRLKEELDIPVMHDDQHGTAIISSAALLNALELAEKKIEDVRIVISGAGSAAISCTSLYVKLGARRENIMMYDIDGLITTSRTDLGEMQMQFASTNSAMSMADAMKGSDVFLGLSAGNIVSQEMIKSMNDNPIVFAMANPTPEIDYDLAMAAREDIIMATGRSDHPNQVNNVLGFPFIFRGAMDVRATKINEEMKMAATKAIAQLAKEPVPEQVNIAYGELKLTFGRDYIIPKPFDPRLIATIPPAVARAAMESGVAQDPITDWEKYEEQLLSRMGSDNKLVRLILNRARINPKRIVFAEADNLDVLKAAQIVLEEGIGTPILLGRKDVIEELMQELEFDQPCLIIDPKSDDEKARRDRYADEFWKLRSRKGVTEFDAGKTLRQRNYFAAMMVKVGDADCLITGVAQSYPRSVRPMMEIIGMAPGVEKIATTNLMVTDRGPLFISDTSINIDPDAMALAKIAQMTGRTAQMFGIDPNIAMISYANFGSSKHPNASKVTDAVKYLHQYYPSIVVDGEIQTDFALNSKLLETKFPFSKLAGKKVNVLVFPNLESGNSTYKLLKELRGIDSIGPIMMGMQKPVHILQLGASVDEIVNMAAVAVIDAQQKEKKAAQNAQKNDKTVI from the coding sequence ATGAGCAAACCTAGCAAACGTCGGGAAGCCTTAGTTTACCACGCAAAACCGACTCCAGGAAAGATAAAAGTTGTCCCTACCAAAAAATATAGCAGCCAGCGAGACCTTTCGCTAGCCTACAGTCCAGGCGTTGCAGAACCTTGCCTGGAAATAGCCAAGGATAAGTCAAACGTTTACAAGTACACAACCAAAGGAAATCTTGTTGCCGTAATTTCTAACGGTACAGCTGTTCTAGGATTAGGAGATATAGGCCCAGAAGCAAGCAAGCCAGTAATGGAAGGAAAAGGCTTGCTCTTCAAGATTTTTGCAGATCTTGATTGTTTTGACATTGAGGTAGATACTAAGGATGTAGAGGAGTTCATTGCCACGGTCAAGAATATTGCTCCAACTTTTGGCGGGATTAATCTTGAGGACATCAAGGCGCCAGAAGCTTTTGAAATTGAGCGCAGGCTTAAAGAAGAGCTTGATATTCCAGTGATGCACGATGACCAGCACGGTACCGCGATTATTTCCAGTGCGGCGTTGCTCAATGCGTTAGAGCTAGCAGAAAAGAAAATAGAAGATGTACGTATCGTGATATCTGGCGCTGGTAGTGCCGCGATTTCCTGTACTTCTTTGTATGTAAAGTTAGGTGCGCGCAGGGAAAACATCATGATGTATGACATCGATGGATTGATCACTACATCACGAACGGATCTAGGCGAGATGCAAATGCAATTTGCATCTACAAATTCTGCTATGAGTATGGCAGACGCCATGAAGGGCAGCGATGTGTTCCTGGGACTATCAGCTGGTAACATCGTCTCGCAGGAAATGATTAAGAGCATGAATGATAATCCTATCGTTTTTGCAATGGCAAATCCAACGCCAGAGATTGATTATGATCTCGCCATGGCAGCACGTGAGGATATCATCATGGCAACGGGTCGTAGTGATCATCCTAATCAGGTAAATAATGTGTTGGGCTTCCCATTCATCTTTAGAGGTGCGATGGATGTGCGCGCGACCAAGATCAATGAAGAGATGAAGATGGCGGCAACCAAAGCTATTGCCCAACTTGCCAAAGAACCTGTACCAGAACAAGTAAACATAGCTTACGGTGAATTGAAGCTCACCTTTGGTAGAGATTATATCATCCCTAAACCATTTGATCCTAGATTGATCGCAACCATACCACCAGCAGTAGCTCGAGCTGCGATGGAAAGTGGCGTAGCGCAGGACCCAATCACAGATTGGGAAAAATATGAGGAGCAACTGCTTTCTCGCATGGGATCTGATAACAAACTGGTGCGATTGATCTTGAATCGTGCTCGTATCAACCCTAAACGCATTGTGTTTGCAGAGGCTGATAACCTTGACGTTCTTAAGGCAGCACAAATTGTGCTGGAAGAAGGTATAGGAACTCCTATACTTCTAGGTAGAAAAGATGTCATCGAGGAATTAATGCAGGAGCTGGAATTTGACCAGCCTTGCTTGATCATCGATCCAAAGTCTGATGATGAGAAAGCGCGTCGCGATCGTTATGCAGACGAGTTCTGGAAGTTGCGCAGTCGTAAAGGAGTGACTGAGTTTGATGCAGGCAAGACGTTGAGACAACGTAACTATTTTGCCGCCATGATGGTCAAGGTAGGTGATGCAGACTGTTTGATTACTGGTGTGGCACAATCCTACCCAAGATCTGTACGTCCCATGATGGAGATTATAGGCATGGCGCCAGGTGTCGAGAAAATAGCAACAACCAATTTAATGGTGACTGATCGTGGTCCACTATTTATATCTGATACCTCGATCAATATTGATCCAGACGCTATGGCTCTGGCCAAAATTGCTCAAATGACAGGAAGAACGGCACAAATGTTTGGTATTGATCCCAACATTGCGATGATTTCTTACGCCAACTTCGGTTCCAGCAAGCATCCCAACGCTAGCAAGGTGACAGATGCAGTCAAATACCTACACCAGTATTATCCTAGTATCGTTGTTGATGGTGAGATCCAGACAGATTTTGCCTTGAATTCAAAACTGTTAGAAACTAAATTCCCTTTCTCAAAGCTTGCTGGTAAGAAAGTGAACGTGCTGGTATTCCCTAATCTTGAGAGCGGTAACTCTACGTATAAATTACTTAAGGAATTGCGCGGCATCGACTCCATAGGTCCTATCATGATGGGTATGCAAAAGCCGGTACACATATTACAATTGGGTGCTAGTGTGGACGAGATTGTGAATATGGCTGCCGTTGCCGTTATCGATGCACAGCAAAAGGAGAAGAAAGCAGCTCAAAATGCTCAAAAAAATGATAAAACGGTGATTTAA
- a CDS encoding cytochrome P450 encodes MRKIDKVSAFRFLSKSAQIYKDPLPFHRENFQRYGHTFKISPKPGLVIHFTCDTTLTQHILQKNQRNYHKSSLQTDDLGKYIGHGLLTANGENWRKNRKLVQPAFYKKQLATLMDSMNKVILKELDRIKPDIEVDIHEIFSDLAFKVVAKSLFYLEDMDERINRLQHITEQAQKMLIKELRLPFLMWYYDRQWLSGNSSVAYHLKLIDEAREILQDIIDQRRKEQKEYGDLLDMLLQSTYEDGTHMSDRQLIDEILVLFIAGHETTANVLTFATQLLAHHPDEAALARDQASQVSTPDLMTQMKELDHIKRVLEETMRLYPPAYVTDRVAVDDDVCGDIELKKDSIWLISFYEMHRRKDLWDSPDDFVPQRFDADKRKSYSDQYFPFGAGPRMCIGNNFAMFEMMLVIKNILIKYKLEPVGDTIEYHPLITLRPKNAQVVFKSR; translated from the coding sequence ATGCGCAAGATTGACAAAGTTTCTGCTTTTCGTTTTCTCTCAAAGTCAGCACAGATATACAAGGATCCATTGCCGTTTCATCGAGAGAATTTCCAACGATACGGTCACACATTTAAAATAAGTCCTAAGCCAGGATTGGTAATTCACTTTACCTGTGATACTACACTGACACAGCATATCCTGCAGAAAAACCAGCGTAATTACCATAAATCCAGTTTACAAACAGACGATCTAGGTAAATACATAGGTCATGGATTGCTCACGGCAAATGGCGAGAACTGGCGTAAGAATAGAAAGCTCGTCCAGCCAGCCTTTTACAAAAAGCAGCTTGCCACGCTCATGGATTCCATGAATAAAGTAATCCTAAAAGAATTAGATCGCATCAAGCCTGACATAGAGGTAGATATTCATGAGATATTCAGCGATTTAGCATTTAAGGTTGTGGCAAAAAGTCTGTTTTATCTTGAAGATATGGATGAGCGCATCAATCGCTTGCAGCACATTACAGAGCAAGCTCAAAAAATGCTCATTAAAGAACTGCGGTTGCCATTTCTTATGTGGTACTATGATCGCCAGTGGTTATCTGGAAACAGCAGCGTCGCTTATCATCTCAAATTGATTGATGAGGCACGCGAGATCTTACAAGATATTATTGACCAGCGCAGGAAAGAGCAAAAAGAGTACGGCGATCTATTGGATATGCTGTTGCAATCTACCTATGAGGACGGTACACACATGAGTGATCGCCAGCTTATTGACGAGATACTAGTGCTGTTCATTGCTGGTCATGAGACCACAGCAAATGTCCTCACATTTGCCACGCAACTGCTCGCTCATCATCCCGATGAAGCTGCATTAGCGCGTGACCAGGCATCACAGGTAAGCACGCCGGACTTGATGACGCAAATGAAAGAACTTGATCACATAAAACGAGTACTGGAAGAAACCATGCGCTTATATCCACCAGCCTACGTGACTGATCGTGTGGCTGTTGACGATGATGTCTGTGGCGATATTGAACTTAAGAAAGATAGCATCTGGCTCATTTCATTTTATGAAATGCATCGCAGGAAAGATTTATGGGACAGCCCGGATGATTTTGTGCCGCAACGCTTTGATGCTGATAAACGTAAAAGTTACAGCGATCAATACTTTCCATTTGGCGCTGGACCCAGAATGTGCATCGGGAATAATTTTGCCATGTTTGAAATGATGCTCGTCATCAAGAATATCTTAATTAAATACAAGCTGGAACCAGTAGGAGATACGATCGAATACCATCCGCTAATCACACTGCGACCTAAAAATGCTCAAGTCGTCTTTAAGTCTAGATAG
- the ruvB gene encoding Holliday junction branch migration DNA helicase RuvB has protein sequence MNENLDATGDQFTPEDQDIERALRPLSFDDFAGQDQILENLKIFVQAANQRGEALDHTLFHGPPGLGKTTLAHILAAELGVGIKVTSGPVLDKPGDLAGLLTNLDERDVLFIDEIHRLSPIVEEYLYSAMEDYKIDIMIETGPNARTVQINLAPFTLIGATTRSGLLTAPMRARFGISSRLQYYTTELLSTIVTRSSEILNVDIESNAAIEIAGRSRGTPRIANALLRRVRDFAQIKGNGTIDLDISQFSLKALNVDAHGLDEMDNKILTTIIDKFKGGPVGITTLSTAVSESAETIEEVYEPFLIQQGFIIRTPRGREVTELAYKHLDRVPSARTGGLFDQS, from the coding sequence ATGAATGAAAATCTGGATGCGACAGGAGATCAATTTACACCCGAAGATCAAGACATTGAAAGAGCATTGCGTCCCTTATCATTTGATGATTTTGCAGGTCAAGATCAGATATTAGAGAACTTAAAAATCTTTGTTCAGGCCGCAAACCAGCGCGGTGAAGCCTTAGATCACACACTCTTCCATGGTCCACCAGGACTAGGTAAAACCACACTGGCTCACATCCTGGCGGCAGAGCTAGGTGTAGGTATCAAAGTTACCAGCGGTCCTGTACTTGACAAACCGGGTGATCTCGCTGGGTTACTTACAAATCTAGACGAGCGTGATGTATTGTTCATTGACGAGATTCATAGATTGAGTCCAATAGTAGAAGAATATCTGTACAGCGCGATGGAAGATTATAAGATCGATATCATGATCGAGACTGGTCCCAATGCGCGCACCGTACAAATTAATTTAGCACCATTCACGCTGATAGGTGCTACGACGAGAAGCGGTTTGCTTACTGCGCCTATGCGAGCAAGATTTGGAATTTCATCACGATTGCAGTATTACACTACAGAGTTATTATCAACGATTGTCACGCGCAGTTCTGAAATTCTGAATGTCGACATAGAATCAAATGCCGCCATTGAGATCGCTGGACGCAGTCGCGGTACACCGCGTATCGCAAATGCTTTATTACGCCGTGTGCGAGATTTTGCGCAGATTAAAGGAAACGGAACCATCGATCTGGATATATCACAATTTTCTCTCAAAGCGCTTAATGTGGACGCTCATGGTCTGGACGAGATGGATAACAAAATCCTCACCACTATCATTGATAAATTTAAAGGCGGCCCTGTAGGAATAACCACCTTGTCGACCGCCGTGTCAGAAAGTGCGGAGACTATTGAAGAGGTTTACGAGCCATTCTTGATCCAACAAGGATTTATCATAAGAACACCACGTGGTCGTGAGGTAACAGAGCTTGCCTACAAACATCTAGATCGCGTGCCTAGTGCAAGAACTGGTGGACTTTTCGACCAAAGTTAG
- a CDS encoding peroxiredoxin-like family protein, with product MKPTQQVPSLHLDLINDTQWSMEKQDPEKYSLLVFYRGYHCPVCKKQLESLKDHLQEFIDRGVNVIGISMDTEERAKKTGDEWAIESIPIGFELSEEKAREWGLYLSKGISDKEPDLFSEPAMFLIKKDGTLFFSSVQSMPFARPAFKDLLNAIDYVEKNDYPARGEA from the coding sequence ATGAAACCTACACAACAAGTACCTAGCTTGCATCTTGATTTGATCAATGACACGCAGTGGTCGATGGAAAAGCAAGATCCCGAAAAATACAGTTTACTCGTTTTCTACCGTGGATATCACTGTCCAGTATGTAAAAAACAGTTGGAATCTCTCAAGGATCACCTGCAGGAATTCATTGATCGCGGCGTGAACGTTATAGGAATATCGATGGACACTGAAGAACGGGCTAAGAAAACAGGAGACGAATGGGCTATTGAAAGTATACCCATAGGATTTGAGCTGAGCGAGGAAAAAGCACGAGAATGGGGTCTGTATTTGTCTAAAGGCATCAGCGATAAGGAACCTGATCTGTTCTCTGAGCCTGCGATGTTCCTGATCAAGAAGGATGGTACGTTATTCTTCTCGTCCGTACAGAGTATGCCTTTTGCAAGGCCTGCATTTAAAGATCTGTTGAACGCAATTGACTACGTTGAGAAAAATGATTATCCTGCACGTGGTGAAGCGTAG
- a CDS encoding cytochrome c oxidase subunit I has translation MGQAVAVAHTDDHGHEDGHHHHKETWVTKYLFSQDHKMIAKQYLITGLIMGVIGIAMSLLMRMQLANPEEPSVIFEALLGKWAPDGVMDPAIYLALVTIHGTIMVFFVLTAGLSGTFSNFLIPLQIGARDMASGFLNMVSYWLFFISSVIMISSLFVELGPASAGWTIYPPLSALPEAIGGSGMGMTLWLVSMAIFIASSLLGSLNYVVTVINLRTRGMSMTRLPLTIWAFFVTAIIGIVSFPVLFAAALLLIMDRSFGTSFFLSDIYISGEVLANQGGSPVLFEHLFWFLGHPEVYIVLLPALGITSEIIATNSRKPIFGYRAMVASILAIAFLSTIVWGHHMFISGMNPFLGSVFTFTTLLIAIPSGVKAFNYITTLWKGNLQMNPAMLFSIGLVSTFITGGLTGIILGDSTLDINVHDTYFVVAHFHLVMGISALYGLFAGVYHWFPKMFNRMMNKNLGYAHFWLTAIGAYGVFFPMHFVGMAGLPRRYYTNTNFPYFDDLADTNSLITYFAIFTAGAQLLFAYNFVKSIFYGKKAPANPWKSNTLEWTTGDKHIHGNWAGAIPTVHRWPYDYSKLNENEEYVIAGQDYVPQHIPLQEDEEEMNH, from the coding sequence ATGGGACAAGCTGTCGCAGTTGCACATACTGATGATCATGGACATGAAGATGGACATCACCACCACAAAGAGACTTGGGTAACTAAATATCTGTTTTCTCAAGACCATAAGATGATTGCTAAGCAATACCTTATTACTGGTCTTATCATGGGTGTGATTGGTATCGCAATGTCGTTACTTATGAGAATGCAGTTGGCAAACCCAGAAGAGCCAAGTGTGATCTTTGAAGCCTTATTAGGTAAATGGGCGCCAGATGGTGTTATGGATCCAGCTATTTATTTAGCTTTGGTTACTATCCACGGTACTATTATGGTATTTTTCGTTCTTACCGCAGGATTGAGTGGTACGTTCTCAAACTTTTTGATTCCGCTTCAAATTGGTGCAAGAGATATGGCATCAGGATTTTTGAACATGGTTTCTTATTGGTTATTCTTTATTTCATCTGTAATAATGATTAGTTCATTATTTGTGGAACTAGGGCCGGCATCGGCAGGTTGGACGATTTATCCACCATTGAGTGCCTTGCCAGAAGCCATTGGTGGTTCTGGAATGGGTATGACATTATGGTTAGTCTCGATGGCGATTTTTATCGCATCATCACTACTAGGTTCTTTGAACTATGTAGTAACAGTGATTAATTTGAGAACACGTGGTATGTCCATGACCAGATTGCCATTGACGATATGGGCCTTCTTTGTAACCGCTATTATCGGTATTGTGTCGTTCCCTGTATTATTTGCAGCAGCACTTCTGTTGATCATGGATAGAAGTTTTGGTACTTCATTCTTCTTGTCAGACATCTACATTAGTGGTGAAGTACTAGCTAATCAAGGTGGTTCTCCCGTATTATTTGAACACTTATTCTGGTTCCTAGGTCACCCAGAGGTTTATATCGTTTTATTACCAGCACTCGGTATCACTTCAGAGATTATTGCAACAAATTCACGTAAGCCTATTTTTGGTTATCGTGCAATGGTAGCTTCCATTTTAGCAATTGCTTTCTTGTCAACGATTGTATGGGGTCACCACATGTTTATCTCTGGTATGAATCCATTTCTGGGATCTGTATTTACCTTTACAACGCTACTGATTGCGATACCTTCTGGTGTAAAAGCGTTCAATTACATTACTACCTTATGGAAAGGTAATCTACAAATGAATCCCGCGATGCTGTTTTCCATTGGATTGGTATCTACATTCATCACCGGTGGTTTGACAGGTATCATTCTGGGTGATAGTACTCTTGATATCAATGTTCACGATACTTATTTTGTAGTTGCCCACTTTCACCTAGTGATGGGTATATCGGCGCTCTACGGTCTGTTTGCTGGAGTCTACCACTGGTTCCCTAAGATGTTTAACCGCATGATGAATAAGAACTTGGGGTACGCTCACTTCTGGTTGACAGCAATTGGAGCTTACGGTGTATTCTTCCCGATGCACTTCGTTGGTATGGCTGGTTTACCTAGACGTTACTATACTAACACCAACTTCCCATACTTTGATGATCTAGCAGATACTAATAGCTTGATTACTTACTTTGCAATCTTTACCGCTGGTGCGCAGTTATTATTCGCGTACAATTTTGTAAAGAGTATATTTTACGGTAAGAAAGCTCCAGCTAATCCATGGAAGTCTAATACACTAGAGTGGACTACAGGCGATAAGCACATTCACGGTAACTGGGCTGGCGCCATACCTACTGTTCACAGATGGCCTTATGATTACAGTAAGCTCAATGAAAATGAAGAGTACGTAATCGCAGGACAGGATTATGTACCGCAACACATTCCTCTGCAGGAAGATGAAGAGGAAATGAATCATTAA
- a CDS encoding cytochrome c oxidase subunit II — protein MTAFLIILVAALLAISAWQISKIIKLGKAPEPDTELSEVANDTDNKWNGQAMLIFVIAMYIMMIACFVAYQDYFLPDAASDHGAEYDNLLLLTTVVIMVTQVFTQGLLHWFSYKYHGKKGARALFYADNDRLEFIWTAIPVVVLSGLILWGLFSWNDIMDASTDDDPLIIEVYAYQFDWRFRYSGDDNTLGDANVRFKEGVNELGIDPTDADGMDDFVTNELHLPVDRPVLFKFRSQDVLHSAYMPHFRAQMNVVPGMVTQFKFTPTVTSEDYKNTEFMTEKVKKINKIRTEKSKEALANGDVPLDPYDFEYYLLCNKICGATHYNMQAVMIVETEEEFNEWSATQTRFEETLATMASNEN, from the coding sequence ATGACAGCATTTCTAATCATACTAGTTGCAGCCCTTCTTGCAATTTCTGCGTGGCAGATCTCTAAAATTATCAAGCTAGGTAAAGCACCTGAGCCTGATACAGAATTAAGTGAAGTCGCAAACGACACTGATAACAAGTGGAATGGTCAAGCCATGCTCATATTTGTGATCGCTATGTATATCATGATGATCGCATGTTTCGTTGCTTATCAAGATTACTTTTTGCCAGATGCAGCATCTGATCATGGTGCCGAATATGATAATCTATTACTATTAACCACAGTAGTGATCATGGTAACTCAAGTGTTTACTCAAGGATTATTACACTGGTTCTCTTATAAGTACCACGGTAAAAAAGGTGCTAGAGCACTTTTCTATGCAGACAACGATCGCCTTGAATTCATATGGACCGCTATACCAGTTGTTGTACTGTCTGGTCTTATCCTTTGGGGTCTTTTCTCATGGAATGACATCATGGACGCTAGTACAGATGATGATCCCTTGATTATCGAGGTGTATGCCTATCAGTTTGACTGGAGATTTAGGTACAGCGGTGATGATAATACATTAGGTGACGCTAACGTCCGTTTTAAAGAAGGTGTAAATGAATTGGGTATTGATCCTACAGACGCTGATGGTATGGATGATTTTGTGACTAACGAGCTTCACTTACCAGTAGATCGACCAGTATTATTCAAATTTAGAAGTCAAGATGTATTGCACTCGGCTTACATGCCACACTTTAGAGCTCAAATGAATGTAGTTCCCGGAATGGTGACTCAATTTAAGTTTACACCAACGGTAACTTCTGAGGATTATAAGAACACTGAGTTCATGACTGAAAAGGTCAAGAAAATAAATAAAATTCGTACTGAAAAAAGTAAGGAAGCATTGGCAAACGGCGACGTACCATTAGATCCTTATGATTTTGAATATTACCTGCTTTGTAATAAGATATGTGGTGCTACACACTACAATATGCAAGCGGTAATGATTGTAGAGACTGAAGAGGAATTTAATGAGTGGTCTGCTACTCAAACTAGATTTGAAGAAACATTAGCCACAATGGCTAGTAACGAAAATTAA
- a CDS encoding quinol:cytochrome C oxidoreductase: protein MYTLTTKLKVFAVILMLVGAAFTVIGFLNVPGSEQEVEQMLADHDAHGSSHVDDDHSATSDENVHKETGYVTDNSVDHPEDAHTTTPHEAEDHSGSHAEHVYHQLQNRPWAAIYIAGFFFFMIGLGVLAFYAIQKVAQAGWSPVLFRVMEGISSYILPGGILMFIILLCSGLHLNHLFTWMEAGVDDPSSEAYDAIIAGKTGFLNVPFWLIRAGIFLVGWNIYRWNIRKFGLKQDDAEKGDIKWYKKGFKHSAMFLVFFIVTESIMAWDWIMSFDPHWFSTLFGWYVFASMFVTGITTIALVTIFLKSKGYLEFVNDSHIHDLAKFMFGISIFWTYLWFSQFMLIWYSNIPEEVTYFVTRIEDYNLLFFGMVAINFLFPLLILMNSDFKRVNWFVVTAGLFIVIGHYLDIFVMVSPATVGESWFIGFPEIGAFMFFAGVFLLYVFHTISKAPLLAKGDPYLDESKHFHY, encoded by the coding sequence ATGTACACTCTTACTACCAAACTAAAAGTATTTGCCGTCATTCTGATGCTGGTAGGTGCTGCTTTTACCGTCATAGGTTTCCTCAACGTTCCTGGATCAGAACAAGAGGTTGAGCAAATGCTTGCAGATCATGATGCACATGGAAGTTCTCATGTCGATGATGATCATAGTGCTACAAGCGACGAGAATGTTCACAAGGAGACTGGATACGTTACAGATAATAGTGTTGATCATCCTGAGGACGCGCATACCACTACACCCCACGAAGCTGAGGATCATTCAGGATCACATGCAGAGCATGTATATCATCAATTACAAAACAGACCATGGGCGGCAATTTATATTGCTGGCTTCTTTTTCTTCATGATCGGATTAGGTGTACTTGCTTTTTACGCGATTCAAAAAGTAGCTCAAGCAGGTTGGTCTCCGGTACTATTTAGAGTCATGGAAGGTATCAGCAGTTATATACTTCCTGGTGGTATCTTAATGTTCATCATTTTATTGTGTTCGGGATTGCATTTAAATCACCTATTCACTTGGATGGAAGCTGGTGTTGATGATCCATCAAGTGAAGCCTATGATGCTATCATCGCTGGTAAGACTGGTTTCTTGAATGTGCCGTTTTGGTTAATTCGTGCTGGTATCTTTCTAGTAGGTTGGAATATCTATAGATGGAACATTAGAAAGTTCGGACTCAAACAAGATGATGCTGAAAAAGGTGACATCAAATGGTATAAGAAAGGATTCAAGCACAGTGCTATGTTCCTAGTATTCTTTATCGTGACTGAGTCTATCATGGCATGGGACTGGATCATGAGTTTTGATCCACACTGGTTCTCAACTTTATTTGGATGGTACGTTTTTGCTAGTATGTTTGTGACAGGAATTACGACTATAGCTTTAGTAACGATTTTCTTGAAATCAAAAGGTTATTTAGAGTTTGTGAACGATTCACATATACATGATTTAGCAAAATTCATGTTTGGTATCAGTATTTTCTGGACCTACTTATGGTTCTCGCAATTCATGTTGATTTGGTATTCAAATATCCCGGAAGAAGTAACTTATTTTGTGACAAGAATTGAAGATTACAACTTACTGTTCTTTGGTATGGTAGCGATCAACTTCTTATTCCCATTGCTAATTCTTATGAATTCAGATTTCAAGCGTGTTAATTGGTTTGTAGTTACCGCTGGATTATTTATCGTCATAGGACACTACCTAGATATATTCGTTATGGTGAGTCCAGCAACCGTAGGTGAGTCATGGTTTATTGGTTTCCCAGAAATAGGTGCATTTATGTTCTTTGCTGGAGTGTTCTTGCTATATGTTTTCCATACTATTTCAAAGGCTCCACTATTAGCCAAAGGTGATCCATACCTAGACGAGAGTAAGCATTTTCATTATTAA
- a CDS encoding c-type cytochrome, whose amino-acid sequence MRTYFKIALLACASFIIASCGGREAEKSVNAKSNRSSQYFPNMYEDVGYSTYSEGDVFPGNVEAQKPVEGTVSRGWMPYDYNDDNEGYASAKANLKNPVPLTEEHLTNGQVLYNLYCAICHGKNGNGVGHLVETEKILGVPSYDARPLTEGSIYHVLYYGINTMGSYASQTSIEERWEITHYVEALRADLLKEERKPVQQDTLMETLTPAVNGDDASDDDDAVDGGATELSPALQDDEPADVESDANIDNN is encoded by the coding sequence ATGAGGACATATTTTAAAATCGCATTATTGGCTTGTGCTAGTTTCATCATCGCTTCTTGTGGTGGTAGAGAGGCAGAAAAGTCGGTAAACGCAAAATCTAACCGCAGCTCGCAGTACTTTCCTAATATGTATGAAGATGTTGGCTACTCGACTTATTCGGAAGGTGACGTTTTTCCTGGCAATGTAGAAGCTCAAAAACCTGTTGAGGGAACCGTCTCTCGAGGATGGATGCCGTATGATTATAATGATGATAATGAGGGCTACGCTTCCGCGAAAGCGAACTTAAAGAACCCAGTACCATTAACTGAAGAGCATTTGACTAACGGTCAGGTTCTTTACAATTTATATTGTGCAATTTGTCACGGTAAAAATGGTAATGGAGTAGGTCATCTGGTAGAAACTGAGAAAATCCTAGGCGTGCCTAGTTATGATGCACGTCCTTTGACTGAAGGTTCCATCTATCACGTGTTGTACTATGGTATCAATACCATGGGATCTTATGCAAGTCAAACAAGTATTGAAGAGCGATGGGAAATCACACACTATGTAGAAGCCTTAAGAGCAGATCTTCTTAAAGAAGAAAGAAAACCAGTGCAGCAGGATACATTAATGGAAACATTGACTCCAGCAGTAAATGGTGATGATGCTTCTGACGATGATGATGCTGTAGATGGTGGTGCCACTGAGCTATCGCCAGCCTTACAGGATGACGAGCCAGCAGATGTAGAATCTGACGCTAACATTGACAATAATTAG